In one Choloepus didactylus isolate mChoDid1 chromosome 1, mChoDid1.pri, whole genome shotgun sequence genomic region, the following are encoded:
- the GPR15 gene encoding G-protein coupled receptor 15, whose protein sequence is MDPEATSVYLDYSEATSQNPEIEETHSHVPYTSVFLPVFYTAVFLTGVLGNLILMGALHFKRGSRRLIDIFIINLAASDFIFLVTLPLWVDKEASLGLWRTGSFLCKGSSYMISVNMHCNVFLLTCMSVDRYLAIVCPTVSRKFRRKDCAYGVCACIWFISFLLGLPTLLSRELTLIDDKPYCAEKIATSSKLTWALVAIIFTFFAPLLSIVTCYCCIIRKLCAHYQKSGKHNKKLRKSIKIIFIVVAAFVISWLPFNTFKLLAIISGLQQEFYFSPAILQRGMEVSGPLAFANSCVNPFIYYIFDSYMRRAIVHCLCPFLKNYDFGSSTDTSDSHLSKALSNFIHAEDFARRRKRSVSL, encoded by the coding sequence ATGGACCCAGAAGCAACCTCAGTTTATTTGGATTATTCCGAAGCTACAAGCCAAAATCCTGAGATTGAGGAGACCCACTCCCATGTTCCTTATACATCTGTCTTCCTTCCCGTCTTTTACACCGCTGTGTTCCTGACCGGAGTGTTGGGAAACCTCATCCTCATGGGTGCGTTGCACTTCAAAAGGGGCAGCCGAAGACTGATTGACATCTTTATCATCAACCTGGCTGCCTCAGACTTCATTTTCCTTGTCACACTGCCTCTCTGGGTAGATAAAGAAGCATCCTTAGGACTGTGGAGGACGGGCTCTTTCCTGTGCAAAGGTAGCTCCTACATGATCTCAGTGAACATGCACTGCAATGTCTTCTTACTCACTTGCATGAGTGTTGACCGCTACCTGGCCATTGTGTGCCCAACTGTATCCCGGAAATTCAGAAGGAAAGACTGTGCATATGGAGTCTGTGCCTGCATCTGGTTTATctccttcctcctggggttgcCTACTCTTCTGTCCAGAGAGCTCACCCTGATTGATGATAAGCCATACTGTGCAGAGAAGATAGCCACTTCAAGTAAACTGACTTGGGCCCTAGTGGCCATAATTTTCACCTTTTTTGCCCCCTTGCTGAGCATTGTGACTTGCTACTGTTGCATCATAAGGAAGCTGTGTGCCCATTACCAGAAGTCAGGAAAGCATAACAAAAAGCTGAGGAAATCCATAAAGATCATCTTTATTGTTGTGGCAGCTTTTGTCATCTCCTGGCTGCCCTTTAATACTTTCAAACTCCTGGCTATTATCTCTGGGTTGCAGCAAGAATTCTACTTTTCCCCAGCCATTCTCCAACGGGGTATGGAGGTGAGTGGGCCTTTGGCATTTGCCAACAGCTGTGTCAACCCTTTTATTTACTATATCTTTGACAGCTACATGCGCCGGGCCATTGTGCACTGCTTGTGTCCTTTCCTGAAGAACTATGACTTTGGGAGCAGCACCGATACATCAGATAGTCACCTTAGTAAGGCTCTCTCCAACTTCATTCATGCAGAAGATTTTGCCAGAAGAAGGAAACGGTCTGTGTCACTCTAA